The nucleotide window ATAAACATCATCCTTCAGAATTACTATCAGGAGAGCTGtaacaaaaaaaggaacataatGAGTTATGAGAAAAAACTTCCCATCAATATTCTAGCTAagtcttggggcacgtgggtggctcagtcggttgagtggctgacttcagctcaggtcaatgatctcacagttcgtgagttcgagccccccttgggcttgctgctgtcagctcggagctcacttcagatcctgtccccctctctctctgcacctcccccactcgtgctctctcaaaagtaaataaaacactaaaaaaaaaaaaaaaaaaaaaaaaaacagctaagccttaaaaagagcatttctttgccaaagaaacaataaaaaacaaaaaattaatgagtatattttgtaaaaatgcacACTTCTTGAGTTTTTGGTCTTTCCCCAAGACATATGCTCTTCCTCCTTGTGCCTCCAGATaaacaattctgtttttaaaaactgatgaatAATACCAATGGTAAGAACTCAATTTatctgaaattgaaaaaaaacctcACTTAGTTGTTTTTCTATCTCAGATTGgacttcaaatatttcaaatacataaaaatgctaacagttctataaaaataaatgaataaaatactcaCATAAAATGACCTCTCtattaaatcaatattaaaatactatttataaaaaatttttttcagaaaagaaatctaTGCTAAAAGACCACCAAATTATCATACACAAATGCAACTTATCTATAATGCATGGCAAAAAATTATTATGTTCCACAACCAGGATTTGATACTCTGATCTGATACATACCAGAATCTGGCAATTGTCACAACAAAAGCATTACAAACTTTCctcaaattaacatttttacataGCCTATATAATGTGATAGCAATTCAAAAGCATATTTTGTAGGGGCAAAAGAtgatttttctgttgttgatCATGGTGTTTACAGTAAGCACTGTTCGCTGTTCATCAACAGTTCCTTGCACGATTACTCGGAGTTAGCTCCAATTTATTTGTGTTATTACCCAGAATACTCTGCCTTCAAAACAAAGGCTAAGAACTGACAGTATTTTAAGATAGTCTCCCTTTATAATTCAGAGTCAGGAAAAATTTGTCTCAAATGCTTATGTAAACTATGCAACAGACTAACTCTTGCTAATATGCTAATTACAATATACAATTAGCTGTCATGGTATTAACAGTAATATCTACTCTACAAATCACAAGTCAAAGGTAATGcataaagtacattttttagTCAAAAGTTTTAATTGGAAAGTAGATATAAGCAACTAAGATAAAAGTGGATTTATAGCCTGCCAGATTTCTCTTAATCTATATGATGTCTAAGCACTCGTTAATTCTTCTACACTGCCTAGAAAGCCTAGACACTTCATAAAGTTCTGCAACTATAAATCAAAGTGTACTGTGATAACTAaagatgtttccattttacaaattaacTGAAATGGTATAAAActtattaataaacaaaaacaccatCAACCATGGCTTCCACATGTCTTTTCTAATTAAGATGTATGAACTATCAAAACTAGAAAACCATATTGTCATTGAGAAGAGTAGTAAGTTGAGttttaaagtctttctttttttgtagcttttttaAGAGTTGAGATAATCATTATGTTAAACCTAGAATTTCAGCTAAAGCATTAATTTCAGCTATAATAAAAATGCTATGAATAGACATTTAAGAATAGATACTGAAAGCGTGGGGAATAATAAACAAAGCAGAATTCATGGTTACCATATTTACACATACTCTTTGTTGTGTTTCAGTGCCACATGATCTGATTCAAAGTAATAAACATCAGgatcatcatcttcttcttctgtATTGTGTGGATTGGCACTCTCTTTGGCAGATGGCAAATGTCCAATATTAAGTCTTGCCTCTGAGGGTGGCTTACTTAGTCCTTCACTCCCATAATTTCCAGAGTcacaaaatattcctttttcattctgAGAAATTTCATCAGGATTTGTGGGAGATTCACTTCTATTATCACTAACAGTTGCATTTGTTTCATTGGGACTAAGATTATTCTCCTCAAATTGTCCATTTTCTCTGCAAGGAGAATTGTTTTTAGTGGGACTACCTCTGGTAGGGGCTGCCCTTCGTGGTGAAGTTCTCAGAGTATATCGATGTTCTTGAGGTTCTGATAAAGACATCATTTGAGCTGAAACACAGTCTAGAACAGAAGATGATTCTGGTTCTCCAGAGACTGGCATACTCTCAAGACTCGTGTCCAGGGCGTTATTGGTGTTTTCATTACACTGCTCTTTTGAGGCACTGCTATCTCCCACCACATCTACTTCCTCCTCAGAATCCCTTAAGGATGACTGAATTTCAGAAAAGGGACCTGTAGCTGGCTCAGTAGTCAGCTGATTAACATGTtccacaggcaggcaggcagttaCTATTTTGTGGTCCTCCAACTTGACCTGCACTTCTGAATTTGTGCAAGGCACGTTATGGTCTATATAACTGTCGTCCTTCCTACTATCAAGGAACATTGAAGTGTGGGTATCCGAATCCCCATTTTCAGCTACTGACTTTTCCTGTAACACATACGAACCAGTGCTATTTTGTTTAGTGTTCCCATCAGGCTGACAGTCGTCATAGTTTATAACAGCTGAATCACTGTCATCAACACCATTGACAGCCAAATAGCCTGCGATTTCTTCAACTACTGTAGAATTAAGTGGCCCTTCCTCACTGACATTCacctttttaatttcccttttctcaCAATCATCCAGTATAAGACATCGACAAGCTCGTTTAGTCCCTTGAAAATCTGCATCATTGTCCACTACTGTATTCCTCTCTTCTACCGACTCCTTGTCTGATTTTATAGGTGAATCTTCTTCTGAACTGTTTGGTGCTTCAGATCTAAGACAAcgcttaattctttttaaaactggtGAAACAGGTTCTGTTTGCCTTCTCTCACAATTTTCTACAGCCTGCCTTTCTATGTTAtctttttctgaagaagaaagtCCTCTTTTCCTAGGGCTTACCCATGATTCTCGAGTACTTTGCTGTTTTAAATCAGTAGTTCttccattattatttcctttctgaatttGCACAGGCTCTGGTCTCTTCTTTGGTGATCTTGATCGTACTTGAGAATGAGAAGAGATTTCTTCAGGGTGAGCAATGCTACGATTCCTTAAAGTTCTACCACAAAAAGATTCATCCAAGCCGTTTAACCCCACTGTTGATCTTGTAACACGAGTAGATCGGGAAGCAGCCATACTATGGCAAGTCCCTACAATACGGTCATCATGATCCACTCATTGGGAAACcttcaaaaatgtaaacaaaataatgagaaaaaggtAATAGTTAATATAcctaaaacaaaagcataaagcTATTAACTTTTAAATCCAAGTATAGCCAATATTAATAAATTACgtgatataatttcttttaacatttccaaaaatgatattaataataacagctaacaatTATATGGTACTTAATATGTTCCAGGAATCATTCTAtatgctttacatacattaactcatttaagtCTCACAACAACTAAGGTAGATGCTATTACCATCcctactttacaaatgaggaagaggATGAGGTATGTGTATAGTTTAAGTAATGTGTCCAAAACCATACACAGAAGTGGCAGAGCAGGGCTCTAGAGACCATGCCTTTAACCTGCCTTGCTGTTTATCTGCTTTTCAGATACAAAGGCACAAAGGGCCCAGAGAAGAGTTACCTCAAAGACAGGATTTCATCTTGgttattaaaataatacctaTGAATTTATATAGCAACAATCACAAAAACTATCCCAatcatttcttatgttttctcaAAACATTCCTGGGAGGTAAAGTGGTAGGCTCAGCTCTTCTTAATTCACTCTTATTAAAATGAGTTTTAGGTCAAATCCTCTGATAACAAACTAATGTGACATCCAAAAACTTTCGGTTGTAACCAAGCAGATGAACAGATATCACAATCCTAGCTTGCAATAAGCTAAAAGCAAAACAGAGGAAAGCCAAACCTCCCTAGTCTCTAGAAGTACAGCCATAAATTAGCAAGTGAAAGGAAGTATTCTgaagagaatagaagaaaaaggagaagccCCCCCCAAAGCAAATACTGCATCTAAGAAACAAGGACAACACATTCTCTCCTTCTTTAAACTCCTGTATATACGTATATGCCACAGTTTTAACGCATATTGGGAATGAGCTGGTTTTCTGATGTGGATGTTGGGTGTGTCTAAGAAATGCAAGGGAAATTGAAAACTGCCCTGATTGATCTACCTGGATAAACTCTTAAGTGGTTATTATTTTCCAAAGGTTCTCCCATAAAGCAGAATAAAGGAGCTATTAACATTTCAAGTATCCATTCTTCTGCTCCTCTTCTGTTTAGCTTTCACAAGATAATTTGCCACTTCACTGCTTAACTTCCAAATGGGGGGGTAGGATGGATACAGAAAGAAGCCAGTAACAGCTGTAGTACATAGTTGCATAGTAAgtacccttccccctcccttccacgCTTCCCATAGTTCCTCCTACAAACCCTCCCAATGCCGTTCTACCTCTCCCCCTGCAAATCAAATACAATTTCTCTTTTGCCTCAACCAGAAATGTCTAACAGCAGAATAGTTATGAAGAACTACAGAAGCCATAGCAACATGCTACcacataccaaaaaaagaaatattaaagggaaatgTCTTCCTGTTCCTGACTGCTGACAAATGTATTAAGTTTCCCAAAAATATGTAAGCTGattgagtttagttttgtttcaCAGTAaggtatactttaaaatttttaattaacagtttttaaaaatcttacaagaCTCACAAAACCAGCTCTGGGATTAGAATATGATAATTTGTTCTAGAGAGTTATACAGCCATTGCATGAATAAGTAAAGGACACCAATCAGAACTTAGAAATACATTTCACATAGTAAACTTCTCCTATTTTGGGATTCATTAGAGGGACGTGATATGTAATTCTCTTTTGCTTAAATCTTGTCATGAAGATTACAGTCTATTTTAAATCACAGGTAATAAATATTGAATGTACCATAAATATCcacttttaattacaaaaaacaTAAGTTAAACTTCAAATGATGCTCCAAAACagcacaaactaaaaaaaaatattaaaatcaatttatttgtttatataccCAAATCTGGAGCTCCAAAATTTGAAggttactaatttttaaatattaattacctatgtaaatacacaaaagaaacataagttaattttttaaactttacaaaatataaTGCAAACATCTTTAATGCAAATTTGATTACACTCATAATTTATGATTCAAAAATAATATTGGcaatagtaatattttatataaaaaaagaatctgttaacctttactttttaaaaggtgatGCCAATTAAAGACATATAAACCTCAAATGATACCCATAATAGGCACTCCTAAGCCCTTTTCTTTCCATAGCAAtccaaatgaaagcaaaattgcTGCCCTgtcattattaataaaataaacctaTTATTATTACTCAGAGTTACTTGTAAAGaacatatgtataatatttcatattagtattatgtatgtatacataatatatataattataaaacaccACCTATAATGAGggcctattttatttcttcaccaTTTCAGTGATCAAAACACTAATAAATATGAAAGATTAAACCTCTTTGTTTCTTCTGATCCCTAAAAAGCATTCTTATTCCATTCAACAACTACAATAAAGTCCATTTTATTTATAGTTCTCAAATCCTGTGCTATTGAGCCATATTTAAAGCAAACCTGTTTTATAACAAGGATGCTTTTGGTACCTCAAAATCTCACAACTCAAAGTGTGGCCTAAGCATCATGGGCACCTCTTGGAAGCTTGCTGGAAATGCAGAATATCAAACCCTGTCCCAGATGTACCAATTAATCAGATTCCCAGGTGATTTATATGCCTGCTAgtatttgagaagcactgccttAGACCACTGCATCCAGACAGTATTCTACTAAAATCATATAGTCATCAGGTTCAAACTAAATTAGACCTATTTATAATACATCTTTTAAAAGTCC belongs to Felis catus isolate Fca126 chromosome C1, F.catus_Fca126_mat1.0, whole genome shotgun sequence and includes:
- the ZZZ3 gene encoding ZZ-type zinc finger-containing protein 3 isoform X5 produces the protein MAASRSTRVTRSTVGLNGLDESFCGRTLRNRSIAHPEEISSHSQVRSRSPKKRPEPVQIQKGNNNGRTTDLKQQSTRESWVSPRKRGLSSSEKDNIERQAVENCERRQTEPVSPVLKRIKRCLRSEAPNSSEEDSPIKSDKESVEERNTVVDNDADFQGTKRACRCLILDDCEKREIKKVNVSEEGPLNSTVVEEIAGYLAVNGVDDSDSAVINYDDCQPDGNTKQNSTGSYVLQEKSVAENGDSDTHTSMFLDSRKDDSYIDHNVPCTNSEVQVKLEDHKIVTACLPVEHVNQLTTEPATGPFSEIQSSLRDSEEEVDVVGDSSASKEQCNENTNNALDTSLESMPVSGEPESSSVLDCVSAQMMSLSEPQEHRYTLRTSPRRAAPTRGSPTKNNSPCRENGQFEENNLSPNETNATVSDNRSESPTNPDEISQNEKGIFCDSGNYGSEGLSKPPSEARLNIGHLPSAKESANPHNTEEEDDDPDVYYFESDHVALKHNKDYQRLLQTIAVLEAQRSQAVQDLESLGKHQKEALKNPIGFVEKLQKKADIGLPYPQRVVQLPEIVWDQYTNSLGNFEREFKNRKRHTRRVKLVFDKVGLPARPKSPLDPKKDGESLSYSMLPLSDGPEGSNSRPQMIRGRLCDDTKPETFNQLWTVEEQKKLEQLLLKYPPEEVESRRWQKIADELGNRTAKQVASRVQKYFIKLTKAGIPVPGRTPNLYMYSKKSSTSRRQHPLNKHLFKPSTFMTSHEPPVYMDEDDDRSCFHSHMNTAIEEASDEESIPIMYRNLPEYKELLQFKKLKKQKLQQMQAESGFVQHVGFKCDNCGIEPIQGVRWHCQDCPPEMSLDFCDSCSD
- the ZZZ3 gene encoding ZZ-type zinc finger-containing protein 3 isoform X4, which encodes MAASRSTRVTRSTVGLNGLDESFCGRTLRNRSIAHPEEISSHSQVRSRSPKKRPEPVQIQKGNNNGRTTDLKQQSTRESWVSPRKRGLSSSEKDNIERQAVENCERRQTEPVSPVLKRIKRCLRSEAPNSSEEDSPIKSDKESVEERNTVVDNDADFQGTKRACRCLILDDCEKREIKKVNVSEEGPLNSTVVEEIAGYLAVNGVDDSDSAVINYDDCQPDGNTKQNSTGSYVLQEKSVAENGDSDTHTSMFLDSRKDDSYIDHNVPCTNSEVQVKLEDHKIVTACLPVEHVNQLTTEPATGPFSEIQSSLRDSEEEVDVVGDSSASKEQCNENTNNALDTSLESMPVSGEPESSSVLDCVSAQMMSLSEPQEHRYTLRTSPRRAAPTRGSPTKNNSPCRENGQFEENNLSPNETNATVSDNRSESPTNPDEISQNEKGIFCDSGNYGSEGLSKPPSEARLNIGHLPSAKESANPHNTEEEDDDPDVYYFESDHVALKHNKDYQRLLQTIAVLEAQRSQAVQDLESLGKHQKEALKNPIGFVEKLQKKADIGLPYPQRVVQLPEIVWDQYTNSLGNFEREFKNRKRHTRRVKLVFDKGLPARPKSPLDPKKDGESLSYSMLPLSDGPEGSNSRPQMIRGRLCDDTKPETFNQLWTVEEQKKLEQLLLKYPPEEVESRRWQKIADELGNRTAKQVASRVQKYFIKLTKAGIPVPGRTPNLYMYSKKSSTSRRQHPLNKHLFKPSTFMTSHEPPVYMDEDDDRSCFHSHMNTAIEEASDEESIPIMYRNLPEYKELLQFKKLKKQKLQQMQAESGFVQHVGFKCDNCGIEPIQGVRWHCQDCPPEMSLDFCDSCSDCLHETDIHKEDHQLEPVYRSETFLDRDYCVSQGTSYNYLDPNYFPANR
- the ZZZ3 gene encoding ZZ-type zinc finger-containing protein 3 isoform X3; the protein is MAASRSTRVTRSTVGLNGLDESFCGRTLRNRSIAHPEEISSHSQVRSRSPKKRPEPVQIQKGNNNGRTTDLKQQSTRESWVSPRKRGLSSSEKDNIERQAVENCERRQTEPVSPVLKRIKRCLRSEAPNSSEEDSPIKSDKESVEERNTVVDNDADFQGTKRACRCLILDDCEKREIKKVNVSEEGPLNSTVVEEIAGYLAVNGVDDSDSAVINYDDCQPDGNTKQNSTGSYVLQEKSVAENGDSDTHTSMFLDSRKDDSYIDHNVPCTNSEVQVKLEDHKIVTACLPVEHVNQLTTEPATGPFSEIQSSLRDSEEEVDVVGDSSASKEQCNENTNNALDTSLESMPVSGEPESSSVLDCVSAQMMSLSEPQEHRYTLRTSPRRAAPTRGSPTKNNSPCRENGQFEENNLSPNETNATVSDNRSESPTNPDEISQNEKGIFCDSGNYGSEGLSKPPSEARLNIGHLPSAKESANPHNTEEEDDDPDVYYFESDHVALKHNKDYQRLLQTIAVLEAQRSQAVQDLESLGKHQKEALKNPIGFVEKLQKKADIGLPYPQRVVQLPEIVWDQYTNSLGNFEREFKNRKRHTRRVKLVFDKVGLPARPKSPLDPKKDGESLSYSMLPLSDGPEGSNSRPQMIRGRLCDDTKPETFNQLWTVEEQKKLEQLLLKYPPEEVESRRWQKIADELGNRTAKQVASRVQKYFIKLTKAGIPVPGRTPNLYMYSKKSSTSRRQHPLNKHLFKPSTFMTSHEPPVYMDEDDDRSCFHSHMNTAIEEASDEESIPIMYRNLPEYKELLQFKKLKKQKLQQMQAESGFVQHVGFKCDNCGIEPIQGVRWHCQDCPPEMSLDFCDSCSDCLHETDIHKEDHQLEPVYRSETFLDRDYCVSQGTSYNYLDPNYFPANR
- the ZZZ3 gene encoding ZZ-type zinc finger-containing protein 3 isoform X1, encoding MAASRSTRVTRSTVGLNGLDESFCGRTLRNRSIAHPEEISSHSQVRSRSPKKRPEPVQIQKGNNNGRTTDLKQQSTRESWVSPRKRGLSSSEKDNIERQAVENCERRQTEPVSPVLKRIKRCLRSEAPNSSEEDSPIKSDKESVEERNTVVDNDADFQGTKRACRCLILDDCEKREIKKVNVSEEGPLNSTVVEEIAGYLAVNGVDDSDSAVINYDDCQPDGNTKQNSTGSYVLQEKSVAENGDSDTHTSMFLDSRKDDSYIDHNVPCTNSEVQVKLEDHKIVTACLPVEHVNQLTTEPATGPFSEIQSSLRDSEEEVDVVGDSSASKEQCNENTNNALDTSLESMPVSGEPESSSVLDCVSAQMMSLSEPQEHRYTLRTSPRRAAPTRGSPTKNNSPCRENGQFEENNLSPNETNATVSDNRSESPTNPDEISQNEKGIFCDSGNYGSEGLSKPPSEARLNIGHLPSAKESANPHNTEEEDDDPDVYYFESDHVALKHNKDYQRLLQTIAVLEAQRSQAVQDLESLGKHQKEALKNPIGFVEKLQKKADIGLPYPQRVVQLPEIVWDQYTNSLGNFEREFKNRKRHTRRVKLVFDKVGLPARPKSPLDPKKDGESLSYSMLPLSDGPEGSNSRPQMIRGRLCDDTKPETFNQLWTVEEQKKLEQLLLKYPPEEVESRRWQKIADELGNRTAKQVASRVQKYFIKLTKAGIPVPGRTPNLYMYSKKSSTSRRQHPLNKHLFKPSTFMTSHEPPVYMDEDDDRSCFHSHMNTAIEEASDEESIPIMYRNLPEYKELLQFKKLKKQKLQQMQAESGFVQHVGFKCDNCGIEPIQGVRWHCQDCPPEMSLDFCDSCSDWKVNDSSLQLVSLATGFPSEGRDFGFALCVPHGTLPLVLPLPPLLSTNKRFLGANIMCWRYQAEQDKMTLLSQSSQLKNRDEELTGIYAVSRPVQELWIQEHLPPCWEGREFPEKNRHQQQQHYRSISAFIFK
- the ZZZ3 gene encoding ZZ-type zinc finger-containing protein 3 isoform X2 gives rise to the protein MAASRSTRVTRSTVGLNGLDESFCGRTLRNRSIAHPEEISSHSQVRSRSPKKRPEPVQIQKGNNNGRTTDLKQQSTRESWVSPRKRGLSSSEKDNIERQAVENCERRQTEPVSPVLKRIKRCLRSEAPNSSEEDSPIKSDKESVEERNTVVDNDADFQGTKRACRCLILDDCEKREIKKVNVSEEGPLNSTVVEEIAGYLAVNGVDDSDSAVINYDDCQPDGNTKQNSTGSYVLQEKSVAENGDSDTHTSMFLDSRKDDSYIDHNVPCTNSEVQVKLEDHKIVTACLPVEHVNQLTTEPATGPFSEIQSSLRDSEEEVDVVGDSSASKEQCNENTNNALDTSLESMPVSGEPESSSVLDCVSAQMMSLSEPQEHRYTLRTSPRRAAPTRGSPTKNNSPCRENGQFEENNLSPNETNATVSDNRSESPTNPDEISQNEKGIFCDSGNYGSEGLSKPPSEARLNIGHLPSAKESANPHNTEEEDDDPDVYYFESDHVALKHNKDYQRLLQTIAVLEAQRSQAVQDLESLGKHQKEALKNPIGFVEKLQKKADIGLPYPQRVVQLPEIVWDQYTNSLGNFEREFKNRKRHTRRVKLVFDKGLPARPKSPLDPKKDGESLSYSMLPLSDGPEGSNSRPQMIRGRLCDDTKPETFNQLWTVEEQKKLEQLLLKYPPEEVESRRWQKIADELGNRTAKQVASRVQKYFIKLTKAGIPVPGRTPNLYMYSKKSSTSRRQHPLNKHLFKPSTFMTSHEPPVYMDEDDDRSCFHSHMNTAIEEASDEESIPIMYRNLPEYKELLQFKKLKKQKLQQMQAESGFVQHVGFKCDNCGIEPIQGVRWHCQDCPPEMSLDFCDSCSDWKVNDSSLQLVSLATGFPSEGRDFGFALCVPHGTLPLVLPLPPLLSTNKRFLGANIMCWRYQAEQDKMTLLSQSSQLKNRDEELTGIYAVSRPVQELWIQEHLPPCWEGREFPEKNRHQQQQHYRSISAFIFK